Proteins co-encoded in one Ooceraea biroi isolate clonal line C1 chromosome 9, Obir_v5.4, whole genome shotgun sequence genomic window:
- the LOC105277348 gene encoding T-complex protein 1 subunit epsilon, whose protein sequence is MTAIPGTVAFDEYGRPFIILRNQEKQQRLTGHDAIKSHILAARNVANILKTSLGPKGLDKLMVSSDGDVTVTNDGATILQNMDVDHEIAKLMVQLSKSQDDEIGDGTTGVVVLAGALLEQAEQLLDKGIHPIRIADGFELAAKCATEHLKTITDDFKGLPENLEPYINIAMTSLGSKIINKYHRQMAEIAVQAVLAVMDPVNHDVNFELIKIEGKVGGRLEDTVLVRGVVVDKDFSHPQMPKRLENVKLAILTCPFEPPKPKTKHKLDVTSVDDYRALRDYEREKFTEMVKQVKDAGTTLAICQWGFDDEANHLLLQNNLPAVRWVGGPEIELIAIATGGRIVPRFEELTPEKLGHAGVVRELTFGTTKDRMLVIEECKNSRAVTIFIRGGNKMIIEEAKRSIHDALCTVRNVVKDNKILYGGGAAEISCALACAAQADKISTLEQYAFRAFAEALESVPMALAENSGLSPVDTIAEVKARQLAEKNPALGIDCLNRGTTNMKKQNVIETLTSKTQQILLATQLVKMILKIDDVRSPNDNA, encoded by the exons TCGCACATTTTGGCAGCACGTAATGTGGCCAACATTCTCAAAACATCCTTAGGACCTAAGGGACTGGACAAATTAATGGTGAGCTCCGATGGGGACGTCACTGTTACCAACGATGGTGCCACAATCCTACAGAACATGGATGTGGACCACGAAATCGCAAAGTTGATGGTCCAGTTGTCAAAGTCCCAGGACGATGAGATTGGCGATGGCACTACTGGAGTAGTCGTGTTGGCTGGCGCCCTTCTGGAACAGGCAGAACAGCTATTGGATAAAGGAATTCATCCGATTAGAATAGCTGACGGTTTCGAATTGGCAGCCAAATGCGCTACTGAGCATCTGAAGACAATAACGGATGACTTCAAAGGACTTCCGGAGAATTTGGAGCCTTACATCAACATTGCCATGACCTCCCTGGGATCAAAAAT CATTAACAAGTACCACAGGCAGATGGCAGAGATTGCGGTACAGGCTGTATTGGCGGTCATGGACCCAGTCAACCATGACGTCAACTTCGAATTAATCAAGATAGAGGGGAAAGTCGGCGGCAGATTGGAAGACACCGTCTTGGTGCGCGGTGTCGTCGTCGACAAGGATTTCAGTCATCCTCAAATGCCAAAG AGGCTAGAGAACGTCAAATTGGCTATCCTGACCTGCCCGTTCGAGCCGCCGAAGCCTAAAACGAAGCATAAGTTGGACGTCACGTCGGTGGACGATTACAGGGCCCTGCGCGACTACGAGCGCGAGAAGTTCACGGAAATGGTCAAGCAAGTTAAGGATGCCGGTACGACTCTGGCCATCTGTCAGTGGGGTTTCGACGATGAAGCCAACCACTTGCTGCTGCAGAATAATCTGCCCGCGGTTAGGTGGGTCGGCGGCCCGGAGATCGAA TTAATCGCCATTGCGACCGGTGGACGCATCGTGCCACGCTTCGAGGAGTTGACGCCGGAGAAACTCGGGCACGCTGGTGTAGTCAGGGAGCTGACATTCGGTACGACGAAGGATCGAATGTTGGTCATCGAGGAATGCAAGAACTCGCGCGCCGTGACGATTTTCATCCGCGGTGGCAACAAAATG ATCATCGAAGAGGCGAAACGGTCAATACACGATGCTCTGTGTACCGTTCGCAATGTAGTAAAAGACAACAAGATCCTGTACGGCGGGGGTGCGGCCGAGATATCCTGCGCGCTGGCTTGCGCCGCCCAGGCCGATAAAATCAGTACTTTGGAGCAATACGCCTTCCGTGCCTTTGCCGAAGCTCTGGAGAGCGTTCCCATGGCGCTCGCGGAAAATTCCGGCCTTTCGCCGGTGGACACGATAGCGGAAGTTAAGGCGCGTCAATTGGCCGAGAAGAATCCCGCTCTTGGCATTGACTGCTTGAATCGTGGCACAACGA ACATGAAGAAACAGAACGTCATCGAGACTTTGACGAGCAAGACGCAACAGATCCTGTTGGCCACGCAGTTGGTGAAGATGATTCTGAAGATCGATGATGTACGCTCACCTAACGACAACGCATAA